A section of the Hippea jasoniae genome encodes:
- the rpsM gene encoding 30S ribosomal protein S13, with amino-acid sequence MARIAGVELPRNKKIFIALTYIYGVGRTRSLEILSKANVDPDKRTHELTPEEIQRIRSVIADYKVEGELRKEVAMNIKALMDLGNYRGLRHRRGLPVRGQRTRTNARTRKGKKKTVGRK; translated from the coding sequence GTGGCACGAATTGCTGGAGTTGAATTACCAAGGAACAAAAAGATTTTTATCGCTTTAACCTACATCTACGGTGTTGGCAGGACGCGTTCTTTAGAGATTCTCTCAAAAGCTAATGTTGATCCTGACAAAAGAACACACGAGCTAACACCTGAGGAGATTCAACGTATAAGGAGCGTTATTGCTGATTATAAGGTTGAAGGTGAGCTAAGAAAAGAAGTGGCAATGAATATCAAGGCTTTAATGGATCTTGGTAATTACAGAGGTTTAAGGCACAGGAGGGGCTTGCCTGTAAGAGGTCAGAGAACGAGAACAAATGCAAGAACCAGAAAAGGTAAGAAGAAAACCGTAGGTAGAAAATAA
- the rpsK gene encoding 30S ribosomal protein S11: MAKTVRKKKKVKRNVVSGIAHIQATFNNTIVTITDQDGNVLCWSSAGDAGFKGTRKGTPFAAQLAAESAAKKAMAMGMKEIDVRVKGPGPGRETAIRSLQSAGLRVKSIKDVTPIPHNGCRPPKRRRV, encoded by the coding sequence ATGGCTAAAACGGTTAGGAAAAAGAAAAAGGTCAAGAGAAATGTCGTAAGTGGTATAGCACATATTCAGGCTACATTTAACAATACGATAGTAACTATTACCGATCAAGATGGAAATGTATTGTGCTGGTCTTCTGCTGGCGATGCTGGTTTTAAAGGCACAAGGAAGGGAACCCCGTTTGCCGCCCAGCTTGCAGCCGAAAGTGCTGCCAAGAAGGCAATGGCAATGGGCATGAAAGAGATCGATGTCAGGGTAAAAGGACCTGGTCCCGGAAGAGAGACGGCTATCAGATCTCTTCAGTCAGCAGGGTTAAGGGTTAAGTCTATTAAAGATGTTACACCTATTCCACATAACGGGTGTAGACCACCTAAAAGAAGAAGGGTATAA
- the infA gene encoding translation initiation factor IF-1, producing the protein MAKEKSISVDGEVVEALPNAMFRVKLKNGHIVLAHVAGKMRMHFIKILPGDKVKVELSPYSIERGRIVYRYK; encoded by the coding sequence ATGGCTAAGGAAAAGAGTATTTCTGTTGATGGAGAGGTTGTAGAGGCATTGCCCAATGCAATGTTTCGTGTAAAATTGAAAAACGGTCATATTGTACTTGCTCATGTTGCAGGGAAGATGCGCATGCATTTCATCAAGATTTTGCCTGGAGATAAGGTTAAGGTTGAGCTTTCTCCATACAGTATTGAACGTGGCAGAATAGTCTATAGGTATAAATAG
- the rpmJ gene encoding 50S ribosomal protein L36 produces the protein MKVRPSVKKICPKCKIIRRKGVVRVVCENPKHKQRQG, from the coding sequence ATGAAGGTTAGGCCATCTGTGAAGAAGATTTGTCCTAAATGTAAAATTATAAGAAGAAAAGGTGTTGTAAGGGTTGTATGCGAAAACCCTAAACATAAACAAAGACAGGGTTAA